A segment of the Gammaproteobacteria bacterium genome:
TGCATCGAAGTCTTCTCAGTGTAGAGCACTTCGAATTCTGTAAAATACTGCAGAAGCTTCTGTCACAAGGCCCGTAAGGGCTGACAGCCGGGAAAGACCGGCGTTTTTACCGACGGTGGCGAAAACCGTCTCCTTTCCTCCCCGCCCCGCCCTGAAGAGGCGGGGTTTCTCGGAGACATCAATGAAAGTTACGTTTTTAGGCGGTGCAGATGAAGTTGGTGCAAGCGGAATATTGGTGGAAACTGCTGGTCGACGGGTATTGGTTGATTGCGGTATTCGTCCGTCGCCAAAATCACACTGGGGACTGGCGGCAGACCAATTGCCCGCTCTCAGCCAAATCGAGGCTGGTTCGGGTAAGCTCGACGCCATTCTCGTCACCCACGCCCATACGGACCACACCGGTGCGTTAGAATTGGTGGTGGGCCGCTATCCGAAAGTCCCCGTTTATGCTACTGCGGCAACGATGGAACTCACACGCGTCCTACACCAGGATTCGCGCCGCATCATGCAGAGCCGCCTCGACGAAGAGGGCGAATTGCCCCTTTTTGATGATATCGCCGTAGAGCGGCTCATGTCCGCGTTGGTACCGGTAGCGTTCAAAAAACCCTTACTGCTGGCCGATGGATTGGCTGCCACCTTCTTTCCTGCCGGACATATCACTGGAGCCGCCATGATTGGCTTGGAAAGCAACGAGGGCCGTTTGCTCATCAGCGGCGACTTCTCCATCTCTCCTCAACGTACCGTGGATGGTGCACGTCTACCTGCCTTTCAACCAGACGCTTTCATTATCGAAAGCACTTACGGCGGGCGTCTGCACGCCAATCGCGCCGTTCAAGAGCATAACCTGCTCGAAATGGTGGCGAAAGTTACCGCAGCCGGCGGAAAAGTACTTATCCCCGCGTTTGCCCTGGGACGTGCGCAGGAAATACTGCTCATACTCAACGAATATCAGCATCATGGAGAATTACCCGATGTCACCATTTGGGCCGATGGCATGGTGCGGGCGATATGTCAGGCATATTCTGGTTTTGGCGAAATTCTGCCTCTCAAGCTGCAGGAACAAAACGCCCAGTTTTTCAACGAACGCATCCGTCCGGTAGTCTCCAGAGAACAACGTAATGCCCTTGTTTGGAATCCAGGTCCAGCAGTGATTGTTGCCAGTTCAGGTATGTTAGCAGGTGGTCCTTCACTCTCCTATGCCCTCGCTCTGGCCAAGAAACCAGAGCACGCCATATTGCTTACCGGCTACCAGGATGAGGAATCCCCGGGACGGCGTTTGCAGGAACTTGCAAAACGCGGAGCTGGCAGTATTCGCCTAGGGAAAGAGAAAGTGGATGTTCAGTGTTACGTGGGAAGTTACTCTCTTTCCGCGCACGCCGATGAGGCACAACTCATCAGTCTGACCGAGACTCTTAACCCAGAACACGTTTTCGTGGTTCACGGAGATGATTCCGCTCGTAAAAGTCTCGAAACAGCCTTGCGCCAACGCGATCGTACTGTTCACCTACCCCGCGCCGGGCAGGTAGTAGAACTGCACTTCAAGCGAAAGAACCGCTTCCAAAAACCCAAGGTAACCGAAGACCCACGCGCCCACCAAAACGAGATCACCCGTCAGCGCCACGAGAAAATGCCCGATTTTGTAGACGCAGTGGGCAAATGGTTAGTTGTGAAAGGAAACGATGTCGCGGTGGTGCGTTGTCTTGCCCTCGAAAGCGACCATCTGTGGGTGGAAGTGGCCCCCGGTCTTGAACAATCCCTCTACCCGGAAACCGTCCTGTCCGTTTTTGGAGAAATCCGCCCTACTTCGGCGGAATTATTGCCATTCCAACCACGTTCCGTAAAAACGGTGGTCATGGAATCGAATCAGTCGCTCGCCACGGCAAATGAACACTTTCCACCCCAGGCCCGTCTGCGGAAAAGCGGCTATCGCCTGGCCGAACATATCCTTTCTCTCACTTTCGATTTTCCCGATGCAGCCCGTGAACGGTACAGCGATCTTATCGTTAGCCTGCAAGAGACAACCGGTTGGCAGGTAGAAATTGCCCCAGAAACCAATCACAGTGCCTTGAGCACCCTTGTACGCGAAGTGCTACCCGCAGACAGGCAGATCGTGAAAGGTCCGGCTATTTACCGCGAACAAAAACGTGTCGCAGTGACGCTTTCTTCCACAGAGGATGCAAATAGTTCTGGAATTTCGAAGGCGTTGGAAGTCTTCAAGAATATCAGCGGTTGGGAACTGACTATTGCCGGAACCGCCCCATCCGAGGTTGCGCCGATGCCTGTCCTTTCAGCCGGTCCACAAATGGAAATCAACGCCG
Coding sequences within it:
- a CDS encoding conserved hypothetical protein (Evidence 4 : Unknown function but conserved in other organisms); translated protein: MKVTFLGGADEVGASGILVETAGRRVLVDCGIRPSPKSHWGLAADQLPALSQIEAGSGKLDAILVTHAHTDHTGALELVVGRYPKVPVYATAATMELTRVLHQDSRRIMQSRLDEEGELPLFDDIAVERLMSALVPVAFKKPLLLADGLAATFFPAGHITGAAMIGLESNEGRLLISGDFSISPQRTVDGARLPAFQPDAFIIESTYGGRLHANRAVQEHNLLEMVAKVTAAGGKVLIPAFALGRAQEILLILNEYQHHGELPDVTIWADGMVRAICQAYSGFGEILPLKLQEQNAQFFNERIRPVVSREQRNALVWNPGPAVIVASSGMLAGGPSLSYALALAKKPEHAILLTGYQDEESPGRRLQELAKRGAGSIRLGKEKVDVQCYVGSYSLSAHADEAQLISLTETLNPEHVFVVHGDDSARKSLETALRQRDRTVHLPRAGQVVELHFKRKNRFQKPKVTEDPRAHQNEITRQRHEKMPDFVDAVGKWLVVKGNDVAVVRCLALESDHLWVEVAPGLEQSLYPETVLSVFGEIRPTSAELLPFQPRSVKTVVMESNQSLATANEHFPPQARLRKSGYRLAEHILSLTFDFPDAARERYSDLIVSLQETTGWQVEIAPETNHSALSTLVREVLPADRQIVKGPAIYREQKRVAVTLSSTEDANSSGISKALEVFKNISGWELTIAGTAPSEVAPMPVLSAGPQMEINAAFSHIKSMLDGTTLYRTSLKEGAILLSFLSYQVAKRHQGKIDAVAKQIGWPLCINPQPNQIAILEIARALLAKNGLVIRKGPSIYCEKSEVSVVLTGAAKSGILAEIMESFQFQTGFYLNITVATTNKPTENVPCNDTIQVPINRIRLTAYQQSLNIDPTKLEKAIERAKRMDVAPPIEVRRSTDGYVLTDGFYRLRAAEALGFDRIPAIIK